From the Dermochelys coriacea isolate rDerCor1 chromosome 26, rDerCor1.pri.v4, whole genome shotgun sequence genome, one window contains:
- the DKK4 gene encoding dickkopf-related protein 4 isoform X1, translating into MVAVLLLGLSCVCSPLVALVLDYNSIKSSAEVQGTRKSSQCITDQDCNASKFCLKPEDEVSFCATCRGLRRRCKHNAMCCPGTICLNDVCSQTEEVTPTEGRRTDEEDGSDSKGTTQHQIQENNSKKGLVKSPSNKGQEGKSCLRTSDCAFGFCCARHFWTKICKPVLREGLVCSRRGHKDVAQGPEIFQRCDCGPGLSCRPPLPGLPQRSRLNICQRS; encoded by the exons ATGGTGGCAGTCTTGCTGCTGGGGCTCAGCTGCGTCTGTTCCCCACTGGTAGCCCTGGTCCTAGACTACAACAGCATCAAGAGTTCAGCTGAAGTGCAGGGCACCAGAAAG agtTCACAGTGCATAACAGACCAGGACTGTAATGCTAGCAAATTCTGCCTCAAGCCTGAAGATGAAGTGTCCTTCTGTGCTACCTGTCGTGGGTTACGACGAAGATGCAAGCATAATGCTATGTGCTGCCCAGGGACTATTTGTCTAAATG ATGTTTGCAGCCAGACTGAAGAGGTTACCCCAACAGAAGGAAGAAGGACTGACGAAGAGGATGGTTCTGATTCAAAAGGGACAACTCAACACCAGATCCAAGAAAACAACTCTAAAAAAGGACTTGTCAAATCTCCAAGCAATAAAG GTCAAGAGGGAAAAAGCTGCCTTCGCACTTCAGATTGTGCCTTTGGGTTTTGCTGCGCTCGCCATTTCTGGACCAAAATCTGTAAGCCAGTTCTCCGTGAAGGACTGGTCTGTTCCCGCCGGGGACACAAAGATGTTGCACAAGGTCCAGAAATTTTCCAACGCTGCGATTGTGGCCCTGGTTTGTCTTGCCGACCACCGCTCCCCGGGCTGCCACAACGGTCTCGCTTAAACATCTGCCAGAGAAGCTAA
- the DKK4 gene encoding dickkopf-related protein 4 isoform X3 translates to MRRGGDGKDRKLGYKYPRKDRAPLHRFSSSARDIKCKKRTFIQEFFFKIHKYPIFAESVLLVFKLQHILNNSGKRTRPHGGNTDQPAWRMVAVLLLGLSCVCSPLVALVLDYNSIKSSAEVQGTRKSSQCITDQDCNASKFCLKPEDEVSFCATCRGLRRRCKHNAMCCPGTICLNDVCSQTEEVTPTEGRRTDEEDGSDSKGTTQHQIQENNSKKGLVKSPSNKGLDTVL, encoded by the exons ATGAGGAGAGGAGGGGATGGAAAGGACAGAAAACTTGGCTATAAATACCCCAGGAAGGACAGAGCTCCTCTCCACAGATTTTCCTCTTCGGCTAGAGATATAAAATGTAAGAAAAGGACTTTCATTCAAGAATTTTTCTTTAAGATTCACAAATACCCCATATTTGCTGAATCTGTGTTGCTTGTTTTCAAGCTTCAACACATCTTAAACAACAGTGGTAAGCGCACCAGACCTCACGGGGGAAACACAGATCAACCTGCCTGGAGAATGGTGGCAGTCTTGCTGCTGGGGCTCAGCTGCGTCTGTTCCCCACTGGTAGCCCTGGTCCTAGACTACAACAGCATCAAGAGTTCAGCTGAAGTGCAGGGCACCAGAAAG agtTCACAGTGCATAACAGACCAGGACTGTAATGCTAGCAAATTCTGCCTCAAGCCTGAAGATGAAGTGTCCTTCTGTGCTACCTGTCGTGGGTTACGACGAAGATGCAAGCATAATGCTATGTGCTGCCCAGGGACTATTTGTCTAAATG ATGTTTGCAGCCAGACTGAAGAGGTTACCCCAACAGAAGGAAGAAGGACTGACGAAGAGGATGGTTCTGATTCAAAAGGGACAACTCAACACCAGATCCAAGAAAACAACTCTAAAAAAGGACTTGTCAAATCTCCAAGCAATAAAG GTTTGGATACAGTGTTGTAG
- the DKK4 gene encoding dickkopf-related protein 4 isoform X2, with protein sequence MRRGGDGKDRKLGYKYPRKDRAPLHRFSSSARDIKCKKRTFIQEFFFKIHKYPIFAESVLLVFKLQHILNNSGKRTRPHGGNTDQPAWRMVAVLLLGLSCVCSPLVALVLDYNSIKSSAEVQGTRKSSQCITDQDCNASKFCLKPEDEVSFCATCRGLRRRCKHNAMCCPGTICLNDVCSQTEEVTPTEGRRTDEEDGSDSKGTTQHQIQENNSKKGLVKSPSNKGKMGLKAGK encoded by the exons ATGAGGAGAGGAGGGGATGGAAAGGACAGAAAACTTGGCTATAAATACCCCAGGAAGGACAGAGCTCCTCTCCACAGATTTTCCTCTTCGGCTAGAGATATAAAATGTAAGAAAAGGACTTTCATTCAAGAATTTTTCTTTAAGATTCACAAATACCCCATATTTGCTGAATCTGTGTTGCTTGTTTTCAAGCTTCAACACATCTTAAACAACAGTGGTAAGCGCACCAGACCTCACGGGGGAAACACAGATCAACCTGCCTGGAGAATGGTGGCAGTCTTGCTGCTGGGGCTCAGCTGCGTCTGTTCCCCACTGGTAGCCCTGGTCCTAGACTACAACAGCATCAAGAGTTCAGCTGAAGTGCAGGGCACCAGAAAG agtTCACAGTGCATAACAGACCAGGACTGTAATGCTAGCAAATTCTGCCTCAAGCCTGAAGATGAAGTGTCCTTCTGTGCTACCTGTCGTGGGTTACGACGAAGATGCAAGCATAATGCTATGTGCTGCCCAGGGACTATTTGTCTAAATG ATGTTTGCAGCCAGACTGAAGAGGTTACCCCAACAGAAGGAAGAAGGACTGACGAAGAGGATGGTTCTGATTCAAAAGGGACAACTCAACACCAGATCCAAGAAAACAACTCTAAAAAAGGACTTGTCAAATCTCCAAGCAATAAAGGTAAAATGGGCTTaaaagcagggaaataa